One region of Colius striatus isolate bColStr4 chromosome 4, bColStr4.1.hap1, whole genome shotgun sequence genomic DNA includes:
- the SNAI2 gene encoding zinc finger protein SNAI2, whose translation MPRSFLVKKHFNSSKKPNYSELDTHTVIISPYLYDSYPVPIIPQPEILSSVAYNPITVWTTTGLLPSPLPNDLSPLSGYPSSLGRVSPPPPSDTSSKDHSGSESPISDEEERIQSKLSDPHAIEAEKFQCSLCNKTYSTFSGLAKHKQLHCDAQSRKSFSCKYCDKEYVSLGALKMHIRTHTLPCVCKICGKAFSRPWLLQGHIRTHTGEKPFSCPHCNRAFADRSNLRAHLQTHSDVKKYQCKNCSKTFSRMSLLHKHEESGCCVAH comes from the exons ATGCCACGCTCCTTTCTGGTCAAGAAACATTTCAATTCATCCAAGAAGCCAAACTACAGCGAGCTGGACACTCATACAG tgatTATATCCCCATATCTGTATGACAGCTATCCAGTCCCTATCATACCACAGCCAGAGATCCTGAGCTCAGTAGCCTACAATCCCATTACTGTGTGGACTACAACTGGGCTGCTTCCATCTCCACTACCCAACGACCTCTCTCCGCTTTCTGGATACCCTTCATCTTTGGGAAGAGTCAGCCCACCTCCCCCTTCTGACACCTCCTCCAAAGATCACAGCGGTTCAGAAAGTCCCATTAGTGATGAAGAAGAGAGAATTCAGTCCAAGCTTTCAGACCCCCATGCAATCGAAGCTGAAAAGTTTCAGTGTAGTTTATGCAACAAGACCTATTCAACTTTCTCTGGGTTGGCCAAACATAAGCAGCTGCACTGTGATGCCCAGTCTAGGAAGTCATTCAGCTGCAAGTACTGTGACAAGGAGTATGTCAGCCTGGGAGCGCTTAAGATGCACATCAGGACCCACACACTACCTTGTGTCTGCAAGATCTGTGGCAAGGCTTTCTCTAGACCCTGGCTACTTCAAGGACACATTAGAACTCACACTG GAGAGAAGCCGTTTTCCTGTCCTCACTGCAACAGGGCTTTTGCGGATAGATCCAATCTGAGGGCTCATCTGCAGACCCACTCAGATGTGAAGAAATATCAGTGCAAAAATTGCTCCAAAACTTTCTCCAGAATGTCTCTTCTGCACAAACATGAGGAATCTGGCTGCTGTGTAGCACACTGA